The Diceros bicornis minor isolate mBicDic1 chromosome 36, mDicBic1.mat.cur, whole genome shotgun sequence genomic interval GTCCCAAGAGGCTACATAGAacaggtgacatttgaactgggTTTGAAGTTGGAATTACATCACATGgtcactgagggagaggagagagagaaagcagtgagaaggagcaaggcagaagagagagagaaatatgtgctgGGAATAGTGAACAGTCTAGTCTAAATGGAATGCATGATAGCACAGTGAAGGACAGGATTGGAACTTTAAGTTGGAACTAATTGCGACAGGCTCTACGTGTCACGTACAGGAGTTGACACTTTAGGCTTAAGACAACGGGGAATCATTACAGCTCTGTGTGAGGGAGCAGAATAATCTAAGCTGTGCTTCAGAATGCTCAGTCACAGAATAGAGTGTAGGGTGGATCAGGACGACAAAGCAAAAGGCAGAAAAGCATTTAGATTCTAGTGTGCTCGTTATGGGGAGAGGATTTGATGACCTCAGCTAGAATGGCTTCactgggaagaaaaggaagagaatgcaTTCTGCAAACATTACAGAAGTAGAATTGATAGGATTTGATTCTATGTAGAgagcaaaaaagagagaacagtCAAAAATGATGGTGTTGTTTAGAATCTGCTTAAGTGGAAAGAAGATGACATAAACAAACAAGACAGAGAACACCAAAGGAAGAGCAAATGtcttttgaggaaaatggtaagtTTTTCTTGGAAGAAGTTAAATTTAAATGGAGGCAATACATCTGGGAGGACAGGTCCAGCAAGTTGGTGGAAATTCCAGTATAAAActcaagagagaaaggaaacagagTTTTCACAGTTACACACGAAGAGCCAATGTGTTTGCGAATAAGAAACAAGGGCTGGAGGAGTCCATGGAGATGTCAGATGTAGGAGAATCAAGTAGTGCTACAGGAGTCAAAGGGaaagttttgagaaaaaagaattacCAAATGCTTAAGGTCAAGAAATCTGAAGGCTGAGAAAGTCATTGTTTTGATAAACAAGGTATAATTAGTGATCTTCAAGACAATAATTGCATAGAATGGTGGGGAGGACACAAAATCACAAAGGTTGAGGAGTGAGCAGAAGATGAGGTGaagcatctatggacagctaatcttcgacaaaggagccaagaacatacaatggagaaaagaaagtctcttcaacaaatggtgttgggaaaactggacagccacatgcaaaaaaacgaaAATAGACCTTTACcttaaaccatacacaaaaattacctcaaaatggattaaagacttgcatgtaagacctgaaactatgaaacttctagaagaaaacataggcagtacgctctttgacatcagtcttagcaacatattttcaagcaccatgtctgaccgggcaagagaaacaatagaaaaaataaacaaatgggactacatcaaactgaaaagcttctgcacagcaaaggaaaccatcaacaaaatgaaaagacaacctaacaattgggagaagatatttgcaaaccacatatctgataaggggttaatctccaaaatatataaagaactcatgcatctcaacaacaaaaaaactaacaacccaattaaaaaatgggcaaaagacctgaacagacatttctccaaagaagatatacagatggccaacagacacatgaaaagatgttcaaaatcattaactatcagggaaatgcaaatcaaaactacaatgaggtatcacctcacgcctgtcagaatggctataattaacaagacaggaaacaacatgtgttggagaggatgtggagagaagggaactctcatacactgctggtgggagtgcaaactggtgcagccactatggaaaacagtatggagattcctcaaaaaattaaggatagaactaccatatgatctagccattccaccgctgggtatttatccaaagaacttgaaaacaccaatgcataaagatacatgcaccactgtgatcattgcagcgttattcacaatagccaagacttggaagcaacctaagtgcccatcaagggacgaatggataaagaagatgtggtatatatacacaatggaatactactcagccataagaaacaatgaaatccagccatttgtgacaatatggatggacattgagggtattatgcaaagtcagagggagaaagtcaaataccatatgatttccctcattaagtagtagataataacaacaacaaacaaacacatagagacagagattggattggtggttaccagaggggatggggggagggaggagggcaaaagggataattcggcacatgtgtgtggtgatgggttgtaattagtatttgggtggtgaacatgatgtaatctatgcagaaatataagtataatgatgtacacctgaaatttatacaatgttataaaccaatgttactgcaataaacaaaaaattaaaaaaaaaaaaataacgggcatacaaataaaaaaaaaaaaagaagatgagatgaagGGACCAATGtatattcttttgaaaagtttgacATTGGAAAGATAGGACAATATATTATGGGGGTGGTAGAATACAGAAAAAGGTTGATTTTTTTGAAGGAGGAGACCTGGACATACaagtagggaaaagaaaaaaagtcaatggagaaaggaagacaATATGCAAGGGAGATTGATGGAGCTAGGTCTTCTAGAAAATAGAGTCAAGGGGAGAAGgtgcaaaaataataaatggccttgtaaaggaaaacatttttcctcTGGGATAGTAGAGGATATGTGAAGATTCAGAATAATTTCAAGGAGGAGATCGAAGAGGAACATAAGAAGTTAAAGTCAGATGGATATGATTTCAATAAAGTGGGACATCAGATCATCTCCTGGTGCttttcaatttaataaatattcaagtACCTACTGTAGGCCTGACACTGTAGATGCACAAATGGAGAAGATAGTCCCTGTCTGAAGATCACATTTAATTAGCACTTGGAGTCCTCAGAGTTTGTTCAATCACTATCTCAGGTGATCTCACTCTTTgaggaaaaataggaaaatatcatTCCTCTCAACCCCAGATCCACATTATAATAATAGTGAGGGAGTTATTTCATCAGAAGGAACATGATCCCAGATGGAAGTATGATAACGCAAGAAGTCAGGAAGAGTACCAGAGAGACTGATCATGAAGGTAAATCTAAGCAAACACCCACtgtttaaaacaacaattatAACCAATGTCTTGtgggattaaaatatatatagcattAAAATACAGGGTAACAATACACCAAAGGCAGGAGGATTGTAAGCAAAGTTGAACTATTCTATGGTCTTTTCGTTATCTAGGAAGCGGTAAAACCACTTAGGCATGGTAGATGCTAATAAGTCAAGTTTGAATGTTGTAATTTCTAGGGTATCCACtacaagaattttttaaaaataatgaatgtttAATAAGCTAAttgagagaaaacaaataaagaaaaatacttggTAAATCTAATATTTATGTATGGCATGTAGAGGCAAGTAGTATCACAAGTTAatcaattcttagactcacaAAATCTTGGAACTAGAAAGGGTCTTAGAAATATCCTTGTCCAAGATGAGGATTTTAAGATATGGAAAAACTAAGTATATATTTCAAGATCACATAATTGTAACAGCACCACGACTTGGATCCACCTTTCCTAATACCTAGTTAAATATTTCTTCCATCTTatttattaccattttacagtGATAAACTTGATTAAAAGAAAACAGCCTAAAGAATACTATTTGAGTCTTGATAACTACTCTTTAGGAGACTTAATTCTAAAGTTTACAAGTATGTGAAATGTCCATAGTATTTAGGTCATCAAATAGCTTTATTTACTGCTCAGTAAGacatatatgatttttaaatgcaAACATAAAAGACAttggttaattaaaaaatagagcCCCCCAGTAATTTGGACACTAGCATAGGCTCCTTCAAGAGTTGAACGTTTTCTTCCACACTTAAATAAAAAGCCAGACAGTCCACTGTTGGTCTATGTTGGATCTGGTGAAAGTGACAGTGAGGCTCACCAAATCACTCCTTTTatttgcagaaaaagaaattttttttttttactttcttccaaATGTTTGATCACAGCAAGTCAGAGACATGAGAATGAGAATCATATTCCTTTCCCTGTTActgtactggaagtcctggcACATTTTAGGATTAACAGGCCTTGGGTTCCAAAGGGAACCCTGGTATGAAGTTGTTTTAGTGTCAGCGTAGACTGAGCCCTTGGCAGAAGGCCTTGCAAGTAGAGTCCAAAGGGGATCCAGCCAAATACTTAGAGACTTGAGGACTGAGCAAAAACTCACTGATAGGTGAGTAGAGTGGAAAACCAAACCTTTCAGGCTTTGAAGGGTATCTAAATATCATTTCCACCAAACTGTGGTCATTGACCTCCACGGTGACAATGGCTTGAGCTGAAGACaggcaaaaaaaaatacattgtttGAGTTCTTGAAGGCCATATCTCAGGGCAGTGATTCTAGTACGTAAAAGCATCTATGAGGAAACTGTTAAAGATGGAGCGCCAGTTCTGGAGTCCAGGTGGCAAACACAAGGTGGTAGTGTTGCAGTTTGGTAAATCTTACAATAAGACACACAACTTTATGCCTCCAGCCAAGACTTTAGAGACTGTTGCCTTCAGATGTCTAGGTTGACCAAAAGCATTGACCACATTGGACCAAGAGAGAGTATAACTGGAGGACTAAGGCTGAAAGGTAAACACCACAAATGAACGAGGCACCTGAAAACTATCTACCATCAGCTCGAGGGCAACCTAAGCCTAAGCAAGCATCTTTGCAGTAGCTAGTTCACCTTAATTCCAACCATTAGTCAGACTAAAcatcatggatttaaaaaaaatctggctagtgattttaatgatttatagctcttttgtccattttaaatTACAACTTGTTTGAAAGTGGGACAGTTTAATACCAAAAATTAATTCCACTAAGTGTTTTCTAAACTTCAAATCCTCAGGTCATACCTCCTCCAATCCCAAGGGCTTCTCACTTAGCAAGTCCATAGTGAAGCTCAAGAATCTGTGTTTTCTAAACCTCTTAAACGGTTCTGACACAGGGTTCTGCTGGCCACACTTAGAGCACACCTCCTCAAGGACAGGAGACCTGAAAGAGATCAGTTTCACTTTCTAACTTGCAAGACATACAGATTCAAATTTTTGAAAGACCCAAGAATATCcctgttgtttgtttatttgtttgtttgtataaAAAGCAAACTGAGACCTTAAGGCCCCCAtctggaagaaggaaaagaatcatGTTGAAAATATTCCTTATTTAATCAATGTACAAAATATAGACAtggagagggggccggcccgatggcgcaagcagttaagtgcgcgcgctccgctgcggcggcccggggttcgccagttcggatcccgggtgcgcaccgacgcactgcttgtcgagccatgctgtggcggcgtcccacataaagtggaggaagatgggcatggatgttagcccagggccagtcttcctcagcaagaagaggaggattggcagatgttagctcagggccaatcttcctcacaaaaaaaaaagaaaactatagacataGAGAAATAACAATAATCAATATGTGCTTCCACCTCAGGCACGGGAAAGAGAAAGCACTAACTTCAGGGTTTCATAGTCTCTTGGTTGAGGAAGTAAAGAATAAAGTCAAGTTTCCattctgacaaaaaaaaaaacaacatagatatgatccagaaattcaaaGGTCTCCAAGCCTTAGAAGGTTCCCAGGTAGCAGTGCTGAATTACACCAACAGACAAGGAAATATGTGCTCATTGTTAACATTGATCTGTTTGATTCAGTGTGACACTTAGGATCTTGCttgatttgatttcctttttcttctaatGAGGGAACTCTACTCACTAAGTGTATGTCTTGAAAAGAAAGCATGACACTGCAACTTATTCATTTTCACCAGTGATATTTGCATCAGAAACTTTGCCCTACCTCCTCATAATCCTTCTCCAGAGCAGCCAAATCTTCCCTGGCCTCTGAGAACTTGCCTTCTTCCATGCCTTCTCTGATGTACCAATGTAGAAACACCCTCTTGGCATACATGAGATCAAACTTGCAGTCCAGGTGGGCCCAGGCCTCCACAATTGCCGTGGTGTTGCTCAGCATGCAGACAGCCCACTGGACCTTGGCCAGGTCCCCTCCTGGCATCGTTGTGGGTGGTTGATTGTTGATGCCCACCTCAAAACCAGTTGGACACCAACCTACAAACTGAATAGAGTTCCAGGACTTCATGGCTGCAATCGCTGCATTCACATCCTTAGGGACTACATCCCCTCTGTAGAGTAGACAGCAGGCCATGTATTTCCCCAGTAGAGGATCACACTTGACCAGCTGGTTGGAGAACTCAAAGCAAGCAGCGGTGATGTGTGACACGGAGAGCCCCTCATGGTAGGCTTTGTCAGCAGAGACGATGCGGGCAAAGGTTGTCATGGGGAAATGTATTCTCAGATAAGGTACTAGGTTGGTCTGGAATTCGATTAGGTCCACATTCAAGGGCCCTTCAAACCGGAGGGATGCAGTAATGGAAGATACAGCTTGACCTAACAACCTATTAATGCTGGTGTAAGAGGGGCAGTCCACACCAAGTTTATGATGGCGTATGTCATAGATGGCCTCGTTGTCCACCATGAAGGAACAGTCTGAGTGCTCTATGGTGGAATGGGTGGTGAGGATGGAGTTGTAAGGCTCTACCACAGCAGTGGAGGTCCTGGGGGCTGGACAGACAGAGAACTCCAATTTAGTCTTCTTGTCATATCCTATCGAGAGCCGCTCCATTAAGAGACATGTAAATCCTGATCCAGTGCCTCCTCCAAAGCTTCGGAAAATCAAAAATCCCTTAAGTCCACTGCACTGTTCTGCCTGAGGAAAGTAAACGAGAGGAGAGAACTCAGCCAAATAAACCCAGAAGCAGTGGTCATGGTGGGACACAACAAGTTcccaaaaacaagcaaaaactttCAGAAAGCCCTGATTTATTATTAACTCCACAACAAACCTATCTACTTTGAAACACACTTGAGCGGTTACTTCTAGAGTGGGGGAAGCACTTTAGAGTTTTACTATAAAGAAAGCATAAATATTCAACTGTCTTTTGCTGCCctccatgaatttttctgtatGTGGTCTAAAGCAAGGTCTTtatcaataacaaagaaaacgACTAGCAAAATATTGAAGCAATATAATCTCCCCCCTACTGCAGATGAAGTATCCAATCCACTGTGCTGGTGTAAAAAAGCAGTGTGTTACCTAATGATTATGCCAAAGACCAAAACACTGATGAGACAAAGGATATCCAGAGGCAGGTCCTTAAAGAATTAACTATCAGTAAACAGAATAACTAATCTCCAGGTAGGATGAGGCTCCTTCTTCACAAATAGTGGTTACTATCAGAAAATGAGGAGTGTAGAGTGCTTTGGAAGTCTGTGATAACAAGATAAACCACGAGTTAGCAGAAGCAAGAGTAGATGGGGGCTAGTCATTaaaagaaggacatcctgccattttcaacaacatggatgaactttgagggcattatgctaagtgaaataagtcagacagagaaagacaaatactgtctgatcTCTCTTACATGTGGactctaaaaaagccaaacttatAGAAACGGAGAGTAgaatagtagttgccaggggctgggtggtgggggaaatagggagatgctggtcaaagggcAGAAACtttcagttagaagatgaatTCAAATTCTGggcatgtaatgtacagcatggtgactaaagttaacaacactgtattgcataCTGGAAAGCTGCTAAGCGAGTAGACCTGAAATGTTGTCACCACAAAAGAAAAACGTAATTATGTGAAGGGATAgagtgttaactaaccttactatggtaatcattttgcaatatatacatgtatcaaatcatcatgctgtacaccttaaatttacacattttatgtcaattgtatctcaataaagtttttttttttaatttcctcataaatttaaaaaaaaaggagtggaTGAGGGCTATACAGTTAGTGTGAAGGCTTCTTTCGCCTTTCCTACTTAACAAAATGTAATCAAAGCCAACATCAGGACACTTCCCAGCTCTGAGCACCCACAGGAGGCTCCCAGGTGAGAGGAGGGTGGTGATGATGTTGGTGGTAGACGATGCCGGTGGTGCTCGGGAGGTGTCCTGCAGGATGCCAGGCACTCGGGCAGGCCCCGTAGAAGGAAAAGTGAGCCACTTGCCAGCTTTCCAATCCTCTCTAGCACAAGGTCAGTGATCTCTGACCCCACAGGGTAGTGACCTCGGGCATAGTTGTCTGCAGCATCTTCCTTTCTGCTAACGAACGAGCTGCTCTGGGTGAAAGGGTGAGCGGTACTTGCCTGTACAAATCCCATCTGCAGAGGGGAAAGGAGGTCAGTGCGCTCCACTCCATTCAACTGCTCACCCTTGGCTAATTCTCACACAGCCCTGTACTCTGACGCCCCTACCTTCCCCCAGTGTTGTGGTAAAGGAATGGATTTAAACTGCTGAATTGGCCTTCCTTAGTCTAGAAAgaggtattattattttcatataaattgaaaGTAGGTTTTTCTATCATATACTCTTTATTAGTttttagggctgctgtaacaaattacaacaAACCTCAtggtttaaaacaaaagaaatttattctctaacAGTTCAGAAggtcaaaatcaaggtgtgggcagggttggatccttctggaggctctgagggagaaactGCTCCATGCCTCTCTCTGGTGACCGCTTCTGGTGACTGCTGACacttcttggaattctttggcttgtagcagcatcactccagtctctgcctccatcacacATGCCCTTTTTCCCTGTCTATatgtcctctcttcttcttataaggacacagatcattggatttagggcccaccctaatccagtatgacctcatcttaactaagtacatctgcaaagaccctatttataaataaatcatattCCTGGGTTCTAGGTGGACATAGACTTTTGAGAGATACtattcaacccaccacacacccTGTGGCACTTCGACATTTTAAGACCAGTATTTCTATCTACAAATAGCCAACTGTGTGCTGGAGAAGCATCCCAATGCAAATTATTAGTAGTATGTTTAAAAAGAGGCTTCAACAAAGACAGCGTGGCAAACCCAAATGCCCAGACGACTCAAATGCAGTTAACATAACTGCATGAAGCAGGGAAATTGGTGTTCAGGTGTCAGCAGTATTCAGTACAACCAAGTGCTGACCCTTGCCTGGtttcactgcctttttttttttttttataattttatttatttatttttttcccccaaagccccagtagatagttgtatgtcatagttgcacgtccttctagttgctgtatgtgggacgcggcctcagcatggccggagaagcagcgcgttggtgcgcgcccgggatccgaacctgggtcgccagcagcggagcgcgctcacttaaccgctaagccatggggccggccctcactgcCTTTTAAAACCCCAGGCACCATGAGAAAACGTTAAAACACAGCATGTCTGAGGCCCATGTCCCACTCTCCCCACCTTAGAATTACCCAAATAGCATGATTCCTGAAGAATTACACAGTGGTGTTTGAGGGCTAAGCAGGCTTTGGGAATGTTGCCCTGGTGACACTGCACTGTAGGTAAGAGCATGTGTTCAAGAATTAGTTTCCTGGGCTCACATCTTCCTTCCCAACTTAGCTATAGAACAGTTACTTAGCATGTCTAAGCCTCAGTTATTTCATCTCACAAGTAAGGATAATAACAAGACCTACCTCATTGaactattatgaggattaaatgagatcatagggCATGATGCATGGCACATATAACAACAATTACAAATAACAACGATAAAATTGGCCTCATGACATGTACGTATGCAGATTTACTTCATTGGCCTTGGCACCAGATGCCTATAGTTAGTTCTAGAAGTTCACTACCTAAGGAAAAATGCACTAATTTTCTAAAAGCAAGATGGTTCTCTCAGTTCACCTTGCTCTCCAGTATATGACCATGAATTTCTAAACTACAATTTTATACACTCCCAAATGTTTAAATTTACTCATATTGagtttaaatgaattttaactaATATACACACATCATAAACAAAAACCCAGGTTGGGATTTTACAACAAGATATGAGGGCATATAATTCTAGGTGGACAACTTGCTTCTCACCTGAAGCTATAAGGCTGAGTTCAGTCTAAGGAGGGAATTTATAGAATTTACAGAAGCTGCTTCTTCATGACAATGTCCAGTTGAGACCTTGAGGGTGGTTAGGTCCATAAATTCTTTCCGTAAAATCCACTTTCCCAGGGATCAGTGATTATAGCACTGCCACTCATAAGCACGCCCAAACCGTCCACTCTACTTTCCTGGCACTTTCCCACTTTGCTCAGAGACTTTGGCACCCGGCCCAGCGTCCTTAAGCAGCATCTCCAGGGACTTCAATGGTTTTTAAACATGATTATTTGACAGTTCCTTAGCCTTCTTGCCTCCAGTGCCATTCAGCTCCACTCCACTTGAGACACCATCACTCACAACTGTCCATCACAAAATCTTAAACTTGCAAAATCCTTTCTCTGAGCACACTTCCTTACTTCCCCTTACCTGGGCCCATGACCAGCCCTGACAATCtttccagcctcctctcccaTCACTCTCCTACTCACACTCCAGCCTCACGGAACTTCTGTTGCACGTTCCTCCATGCTTCTGCGAATTTACTAATGCTGCTCCCTTGCAAGGAGTCCTTTCATGACTCCTAGTCAGTCATTCCTTCCTCGGTAATCCCTCTGCACTTTGCAGAAATTTCCATTATCATTAGATTGCATTATATGCAATTGACCTTTTTGGATAAAAAAATGGTCATCTATTGGCAATTTTATATGGCTCAACTTAATACATTTATTAATGTTGTTATAAGTACCTACATTTTCTTCTCCATGAGATTATGCTGATTTTCTGTTAAAAGAGAATGGCTTTTAGGAGAAGGCAAACCTGGCATCAAACCCAGTTCTACCCTCAATAACTCAATGACCTAAGGCAAGTTCTTTAACGTCCCCAAGACTCAGTTTCTTCGTCTATAAATTAAGGATGACAATAATGTTTCCTGAGGGAGTTGCTGAAAGGATTAAAGGGAAATATTTGTGCAGTTCCTCAACTAATAAATAGTAGCTGCTATGGACTGCAagtttgtgtctcccccaaattcacatgtagAAGTCCTAAttcccaatatgatggtatttggaggtgaggcctttgggagttgATTATGTCATGAGGGTGGTgccttcatgatgggattagAGCCCTTATAAGAGGACagagagatgatctctctctctgcaccatgtgaggacacagcaagaaggcggccatctgcaaatcaggaagagggctctcactgGAAACTGACCATGGTgccaccctgatcttggacttccagcttcctgaaatgtgagaaatttctgttgtttaaggcacccagtctACAATATTTGGTTAAAacagcctgaactaagacagaaggagggaagggatCAGTATTTATTCATCTGTATACTCCCATCACCTTGctgaaataaatgttcattggATTATGTTCAATTCTCTCTCATCATCACCTTGAATctctcagccttttcttttttccaccccccccccgcccctcacATTATTTCCATTTGTCTCTTCACACAGCTGGTCCCATGATGAGAGCCACAGGTGCACTGCCAGCCCAGAACCCCTCCTTGCCCTGTCCCTACCTCATATGCAAGCCTAAGTACCACCATCCACTCCAGTGCTGCTGCAGACAGGCAGGAACTTTGCTCTCTGGGACCCCTTCAAACTCACACTCAGCAGACCCTTCATTCTGCACTTTGGCCCTCTATTCTATTTCTCAAAATGAGAGTTCTAAACCTCTTCAAGTTCTCACACACCATCACCCTCATTATTCCAATCTCAAGACTCCTGAATGAACACCTCCCTCCTTGCCACAAAATCCCTTT includes:
- the TUBAL3 gene encoding LOW QUALITY PROTEIN: tubulin alpha chain-like 3 (The sequence of the model RefSeq protein was modified relative to this genomic sequence to represent the inferred CDS: deleted 1 base in 1 codon), with product MHLEVVMVEVYGWEMEKACLVLTYYCLFQRESVSIHIGQAGIQIGDACWELYCLEHGIQPDGVLNSKKDQLENAKMEHMDASFTTFFCETRAGKHVPRARFMDLEPTVIDGICTGKYRSPFHPEQLVVSRKEDAADNYARGHYPVGSEITDLVLERIGKLAKQCSGLKGFLIFRSFGGGTGSGFTCLLMERLSIGYDKKTKLEFSVCPAPRTSTAVVEPYNSILTTHSTIEHSDCSFMVDNEAIYDIRHHKLGVDCPSYTSINRLLGQAVSSITASLRFEGPLNVDLIEFQTNLVPYLRIHFPMTTFARIVSADKAYHEGLSVSHITAACFEFSNQLVKCDPLLGKYMACCLLYRGDVVPKDVNAAIAAMKSWNSIQFVGWCPTGFEVGINNQPPTTMPGGDLAKVQWAVCMLSNTTAIVEAWAHLDCKFDLMYAKRVFLHWYIREGMEEGKFSEAREDLAALEKDYEEVGQSF